A window of the Fulvia fulva chromosome 11, complete sequence genome harbors these coding sequences:
- a CDS encoding Benzoylformate decarboxylase, whose protein sequence is MAYQDDQRPQRLSSIDEPTAHSSEPCLGFGSDAIAEQLSRLNLDYIALVPGSSYRGLHDSLVNLKGNVSPEMLVCLHEEHAVSIAHGYAKLIGRPMAAAVHANVGLMHATMAIYNAWCDRVPIVVLGATGPLDASRRRPWIDWIHTAQDQGALIRPYVKFDDQPHSANAAIRSLVHATVAACSKPCAPTYVCLDLGLQEGAVDPATLHFPDTKRYVDAISSPGPSVDDALRVIAALGESKKPLFLLGRMSPSSKNWQERVELAEKFDARVVTDIKQMAPFPFPHQLQPAAPAVFLTPETSALVREADLILSFDWVDLAGNLKAAGTAEPQARVVHVSLDSALHNGWSKDHFAVSPADIAIHADVDRTLSAVLAASATIETQRSAWSEDQSGRMQSAAAADTSTEDILMPDLAASIYSTISADDTCLVRVPLGWSGADLRTAHALSFMGMDGGAGIGSGPGQVVGTALAIRQAKSSLIAVAVLGDGDFLMGSSALWTAARYRLPLLVIVANNGSYFNDEVHQERVANHRGRNVENKGIGMKLDNPQPDLHKIAEGLGCTVVRDSRVVEKSKLGTAIADAVGKVREGKCVVLDVRVLPQGYGSAMSEKTK, encoded by the coding sequence ATGGCCTACCAGGACGATCAGCGACCTCAACGACTATCCTCCATTGATGAGCCCACTGCACATTCGTCAGAACCATGTCTTGGCTTTGGCAGCGATGCCATCGCAGAACAGCTTTCTCGTCTGAATCTTGATTACATTGCACTTGTCCCTGGGTCATCTTATCGTGGCCTACACGACAGCTTGGTCAACCTCAAGGGCAATGTCAGTCCGGAAATGCTGGTATGCCTGCACGAAGAACATGCCGTGTCAATAGCCCACGGATATGCCAAACTCATCGGCAGACCAATGGCGGCAGCAGTACATGCTAATGTGGGCTTGATGCACGCAACAATGGCCATCTACAATGCTTGGTGCGATAGAGTGCCGATCGTTGTCCTCGGGGCCACTGGTCCTCTGGATGCTTCAAGAAGGCGTCCATGGATTGACTGGATACATACTGCACAAGACCAAGGGGCTCTGATCCGACCGTATGTCAAGTTCGATGATCAGCCGCACAGCGCAAACGCTGCTATCAGGAGCCTTGTACATGCGACTGTCGCAGCATGTAGCAAGCCATGCGCGCCGACCTATGTTTGCCTCGATCTTGGTCTTCAGGAAGGTGCCGTCGATCCGGCGACGCTACACTTCCCAGATACGAAACGATATGTGGAcgcgatctcttctccaGGACCGTCGGTCGATGATGCCCTGAGAGTCATTGCAGCGCTGGGCGAATCAAAGAAACCTCTTTTCCTGCTTGGCCGTATGTCCCCATCCTCAAAGAATTGGCAGGAGCGTGTCGAACTAGCCGAGAAATTTGATGCCAGAGTCGTGACAGACATAAAGCAAATGGCTCCATTCCCGTTCCCACATCAGCTCCAGCCTGCCGCACCGGCCGTCTTCCTCACACCAGAGACATCAGCCTTGGTCCGGGAAGCGGACCTCATTCTGTCCTTCGACTGGGTGGACCTTGCGGGCAATCTCAAAGCGGCAGGAACAGCTGAGCCGCAGGCCAGAGTCGTTCATGTAAGCTTGGATTCTGCACTCCATAATGGATGGTCGAAGGATCATTTCGCAGTTTCCCCGGCCGACATTGCGATTCATGCCGATGTTGACAGGACGCTGTCGGCTGTTCTGGCCGCGTCAGCAACGATCGAGACACAGCGCTCGGCATGGTCAGAAGACCAATCAGGTCGTATGCAATCCGCAGCAGCGGCAGATACCAGTACGGAAGACATTCTCATGCCAGATCTCGCTGCCTCAATATACTCCACGATATCCGCAGACGACACGTGCCTTGTCCGTGTACCTCTAGGTTGGTCAGGCGCTGACCTTCGCACTGCACATGCTCTCTCGTTTATGGGCATGGATGGTGGCGCAGGAATAGGCTCCGGTCCAGGCCAAGTGGTTGGTACAGCTCTCGCAATCCGCCAAGCAAAGTCTTCCCTCATAGCCGTAGCGGTCCTCGGAGATGGCGACTTCCTCATGGGTTCCTCCGCACTTTGGACCGCCGCACGTTACCGACTCCCACTACTCGTCATCGTGGCGAACAATGGTAGCTACTTCAACGATGAGGTACATCAAGAGCGGGTTGCAAACCACCGTGGCAGAAACGTCGAGAACAAAGGCATTGGGATGAAGCTGGATAATCCGCAGCCGGACTTGCATAAAATTGCTGAGGGCTTGGGATGTACTGTCGTGAGAGATTCCAGAGTGGTGGAGAAGAGTAAGCTAGGCACGGCGATTGCGGATGCGGTGGGAAAGGTGAGAGAGGGAAAGTGTGTGGTGCTTGATGTGAGGGTGCTGCCACAAGGGTACGGCAGTGCTATGAGTGAGAAGACGAAGTAG
- a CDS encoding MFS-type transporter oryC, giving the protein MVTNPLARANGRRLNVLSKIASTCGFILFGYDNALFSGLIISPWFLDKLQHPDPSLLGTISATYNLGGFAGGVIAFCVGSRPGRRSTILTGIAITTIGAIPFTAATSIAQLAAGRTVCGVGVGIMSSTVGLWQAETTPAAKRGAFLVGQLLYGATPGLFLAQWINHGFYAHTGRVAFAFPVAFQLVFLAVATVLVVGLPESPRWLVKQIVEVDDLEKRAKGGWVQALLKNGHTENFRRLCLAIGVMIAHQLTGVNSITYYLPRLLQRFIGASRQEVLWIAGLSSVDSATATLVAISTVDRIGRKPFMLWLGQSWAYPAEFLPLQIGEKGLALGNCFYWLFQFMMVETTPIAIENIYHKFYVILAVFNICIAIVIRLAYPETALLSLEDIDLFFVEKYRRDGVDAVAVAVAGNAGGRDNLRRKVSEIASPAFRNIPNSNKTRHSTYM; this is encoded by the exons ATGGTTACCAACCCTCTGGCAAGGGCGAATGGTCGGAGACTGAACGTACTGTCAAAGATCGCATCAACTTGCGGTTTCATCCTGTTCGGCTATGACAATGCCCTGTTCTCCGGACTCATCATCAGTCCATGGTTTCTGGACAAACTCCAACATCCCGATCCAAGTCTTCTTGGGACTATCAGCGCTACATATAATCTAGGAGGGTTTGCTGGCGGCGTGATTGCGTTCTGCGTTGGCAGCCGACCAGGGCGAAGGAGCACCATTTTGACGGGCATTGCAATCACTACCATCGGCGCGATACCTTTTACAGCTGCCACGAGTATCGCGCAACTCGCGGCCGGACGAACAGTATGTGGCGTGGGCGTGGGCATCATGTCGTCGACGGTCGGTCTTTGGCAAGCTGAAACAACGCCAGCAGCCAAGCGTGGAGCATTTCTTGTTGGCCAACTTCTGTATGGCGCGACGCCGGGCCTCTTCCTTGCACAATGGATCAACCATGGATTCTATGCGCATACTGGACGAGTTGCCTTCGCGTTCCCGGTCGCCTTTCAGCTTGTGTTCCTTGCGGTCGCAACGGTGCTTGTCGTTGGTCTGCCAGAGTCGCCTAGATGGTTGGTCAAG CAGATCGTTGAGGTTGATGACCTGGAGAAGCGAGCAAAAGGAGGCTGGGTCCAGGCATTGCTCAAGAATGGTCACACTGAGAACTTCCGTCGTCTATGCTTGGCCATAGGCGTGATGATCGCCCATCAGTTGACTGGGGTGAACTCCATAACGTACTATCTGCCAAGACTGCTGCAGCGATTCATCGGTGCTTCGAGGCAAGAAGTGCTGTGGATTGCAGGTCTCAGCTCTGTCGACTCGGCAACAGCAACCCTCGTGGCCATCTCCACAGTCGATAGAATTGGTCGGAAGCCTTTCATGCT CTGGCTAGGCCAGTCATGGGCGTA TCCTGCAGAATTTCTGCCACTCCAGATCGGCGAGAAGGGCCTTGCCCTGGGCAACTGCTTCTACTGGCTGTTCCAGTTCATGATGGTAGAGACCACGCCGATTGCGATCGAGAACATCTATCACAAGTTCTATGTCATCTTGGCGGTCTTCAACATCTGCATTGCCATTGTGATCCGGCTAGCCTATCCAGAGACAGCGTTGCTGAGTCTGGAGGATATTGACCTGTTCTTTGTTGAGAAGTATCGGAGAGATGGAGTCGATGCTGTCGCTGTCGCTGTCGCTGGGAATGCAGGAGGGAGGGACAACCTTAGAAGGAAGGTGTCTGAAATCGCGTCGCCAGCATTTCGGAACATTCCAAACTCTAATAAAACGCGACATTCCACCTACATGTAA